In Flavobacterium luteolum, the DNA window TTACAGCAGCATTTACAGCAATGGCAAAACTGGTTTGGAAGTCTTGCCGCTCAGGATAAACTGGCAAGACCTTTACAGAAATGGGACGGTCAGGGAAAACTTGTAAATTCAAATAAAGGAATTACAGACGGACCTTTTGTTGAAATTAAAGAATCTATTGGCGGATTAATAATCATCAAAGCTAAAGATTATGATGAAGCTGCCGAAATTGCACAAGGATGTCCGGTTTTAAATTTTGGCGGAAATGTCGAAATTAGAATGTCTGTTTAGATTTTAAACCAACATATAAAAATGCCTTTGTATCTTTACTTAGGCATTTTTTTCTTAAAAATATGGAGCAAAAAGAACTTATACCCAATTTATTTCGAACAGAATATCAAAAAATAGTTTCGGTTCTCTGCAGTTTGTTTGGCATTCATCATATCGAAATTGCCGAAGATATTGTTAGCGATACTTTTCTGACTGCCTCAGAAACTTGGGCAATTAAAGGAATTCCCGAAAATCCGACTGCTTGGCTGTACACGGTTGCGAAAAACAAAACCAAAAACTACCTGAAAAGAAACAACGTTTTTGAAACCAAAATCGTTACCGAAATAAAAAACAATACTCCATTAAACAATCCAGAAATCGACATTGATTTATCGGATCAAAATATTGCAGACAGTCAGCTTGCTATGATATTTACGGTTTGCAATCCGTGTAATTCTGAAGAAGCCCAAATTGCTCTTGCTCTAAATTTATTATGTGGTTTTGGAGTAAATGAAATCTCAGATGCTTTTTTATCTAACAGAGAAGTTATTTATAAAAGAATTAATCGCGCGAAAGAAAAGCTCAAAGAAGAAAACATAAAAATTCAACATCCGAACAATTCTGAAATAAAAGATAGAATACAAACAGTTTTAAAAACGATTTACCTGCTTTATTCTGAAGGCTACTATTCTATTTCGCAAAACACCACTTTACGAAAAGACCTTTGCACCGAAGCCATGCGTCTGACGTATTTATTAATTCAGAATGAAAGTACAAATCTGCCACAAACCAATGCACTAATGGCACTGATGTGTTTTCATTCTTCGAGATTTGATGCCAGAACTGGTTTAAATGGAGAAATTATTTTGTATGAAGATCAGGATCAATCGCTTTGGAATCAGGAATTAATTGATAGAGGAACTTATTTCCTAAGTCAATCCTCAACCGGAAATACACTTTCAAAATATCACTTAGAAGCTGGAATTGCTTATTGGCACACGATAAAAACAGAGATTTTAGAAAAATGGGAAAATATTCTGGAACTCTACAACAATCTAATCATTTTGGAATATTCGCCAATTGTTGCCTTAAACAGAACTTATGCTCTATCTAAAGTAAAAGGTAAAGAAGAAGCAATCAAAGAAGCCGAAAAATTGAATTTAACTGATAATCATTTTTATTATTCCTTACTCGGAAATCTTTATTCTGAAATTGACATCAAAAAGGCATTAAAACATTTTGAAACTGCAATAGATCTATCCAAAACAACTTCTGATAAAAATATTATTCGTAAAAACATTGAGCGCTTGCAATTAAATACAAATTAGATTTGGCATAAAAAAAAGTGAAATGATAAATTTCATTTCACTTTTCTTATATATTCACTTTTAAAACTATTGTTTAGCCACTTTTTTAAATCGCATCACTGGCACATTATCATGAATTAAATTTAGCTTTCCGTCTTTATCAACAGAATAACTTGTCACCAATTTAATTTGTTTTAAGAATTCCTGCTCTCCGCCACCTTCACAAAACATCATTGTAGTTGGTCCTGCTTCTCCAAAAGTCAAAGACTTTCCTTTTAAAGCATAAGGTGCACTGTAACCGTTGCATCCATTATTTCCATATACTTTTGTTTCTTTTTGATCGAAAGTAAGTTGTGGTTTTTTATGCGGATATAATCCTTGAAAAGCAATTCTTGGCCCAGAGATATATTCTAATTCCCAGGTTGTACCAAATAAATCATCGGCGCTTTTATCTGTTTTTGAGGTCTTGCATGAAGCAAATAATAGCGTTAAAACTGAAAGGACTGCAAATGCGTATTTTTTCATAAAAATGTTTTTTAAAGATTTATAATTTGTTTTGTTTTTTGAACTAAAATAATTCTATAAAAATCCTATTCTCAATATTCATGCCCAGTTACAGCATTTCTTTAGTTTAAATCTAACCCGAAGCTGTTATTTTCTATCTCTAAGTTACTACAAATTATTTAAAGTTTTATCAACCAGAAGTTTAAAATAAAACAAGCGAGGATATTTTTTTTGTACTTTGCATTGATCAAAAAACCAAAATCATCAATAAAAAACCAAAAAATGAAACAATTTCTATTTTTGTTTATGTTTGCATTGACAACTCCGTTTGTTCAATCGCAAGAAAACCTTCCAACAGATTATCTCACAAAAGAATTTCATCAAGGACGTCGCGAAGCCTTTAGAGCTTTAATGCCCGCTAATTCTGTCGCAGTCGTTTTTTCTTATCCCGAAAGAGTTTTTTCTAGAGACATCGATTATAATTACCATGCAAATCCAGACCTGTATTATTTATCAGGATACAAAGAACCAGATGCCGTGTTGCTAATTTTTAAAGAAGCACAAGGAACCGAAAAGTATAATGAAGTTCTTTTTGTTAGAGAAAGAAATGCAGCTCGTGAAATGTGGACAGGAAGACGCTTGGGAGTTGAAGGCGCAAAATCGAAACTAGGTTTTACAACTGTTTATAATGGAAAAGATTTTAATGCGTTTGCCATTGATTTCTCAAAATTTGATAAAGTAATTTATGACAAAATCCCAACAGATGTAGCAGAGAACAATAATCCTGATAATTTATATGCATTATTCAAATCATTTAAATCTAAAGCTGGAATTACACAAGCAAATGAAACTTCAACAGAATTATTCAATAAAATTACCAGTTCACTTCGCGAGATAAAAACTCCCGAAGAACTTGTTTTGATGCGCAAAACGGTTAAACTTTCCTGCATTGCACACAATGAAGTGATGAAAGCTGTAGGCCCAGACATGAGCGAAAACGAAGTTGATGGAATTCATGCTTACATTCATAAACATTACGGCGCAGAAGCCGAAGGTTATGGTCCGATTGTAGGCGCTGGAGCAAATGGATGCATCTTGCATTATTGGGAAAACAACGCTACAAAAATTGATAACCAATTATTACTAATGGATGTGGGTTCTGAATATCATGGCTATTCTGCAGACGTTACAAGAACAATTCCTGCAAACGGAAAATTTACTGAAGAACAAAAAGCAATTTATCAAATCGTTTATGATGCCCAAGAAGCGGTTTTTAAAATATGCAAAGCAGGAACTCCTCTTGTAGCCCTAAATGAAACTGCTAAAGATGTTATCGCAAAAGGTTTAATTAAATTGGGAATTATTACAGATCCAAAAGATGTAAAATTATACTATCCACACTCATGTTCACACTTTCTTGGCTTAGATGTTCACGACAAAGGAACTTACAACGGACCGCAAACTCTTATAAAAGAAAACATGATTCTTACTGTAGAACCTGGAATCTACATTCCTGCAAATAGTAAATGCGATAAAAAATGGTGGAATATTGGTGTTCGTATTGAAGACGATATCTTGATGCTTAAAGATTCTTACGAAAATCTTTCTGCAGATTCTCCAAGAAAATGGCAGGATATCGAAGCTTTGGCCAAACAAAAAAGCACTTTTAATGATATGAAATTCCCTAAGATATAATTAGTTTTTTTGCCACAGATTAAAAGGATTCTAAAGATTTTTAAATTAAAAAGTGAAAAAATCTGCGAAAATCCTTTTAATCTGTGGCCAAGAAAAAATAAAGCCTCAATATTTTGAGGCTTTTTCTTTTAAATTTTTCCCGAACTTTACATTCTTAAATCAATTAAAAATGAAAGCACTTACCTTCTCTACTTTCGGAGATTCAAATGTTTTAGAATATATAGAAATCCCTAATCCGCAATTAAAAAAAGAGGAGATTTTAGTCGAAATGAAAGCCATCGGGTTAAATTTTGCAGATGTGTATCGCCGAAAAGGAAATTATCATTTAAAAGGAAATCCGCCATTTATTGCTGGCTACGAAGGCGCGGGAATTGTGGTTGATGCCAATAATCATCCGGAATACAAAGTTGGTGATCGCGTTGCTTTTGCCGATGCTCCGTTTGCCAATGCAGAATTGGTTGCCGTAAATGTGAACCACATTATTCCGTTATCTGAAAACATTTCTTTTGAAACTGCAGCTTCTGTTTTACTTCAAGGTTTAACTGCTCATTATCTTGCAACAGATAGCCATAAAACTACCAAAGGAGAAACCGTTTTAATACATGCGGTTGCTGGCGGAGTTGGACAGATTCTAACTCAAATTAGTAAACTTCTTGGAGCAACCGTGATTGGCTTAACCTCATCTGCTGAAAAAGCAAAAATCGGATTTGAACAAGGTGCAGATCATGTTTTTCTTTATAACGACGATTGGAAATCGCAAGTTTTTAAAGTTGTTTCAAACGGTGTCGACGTTGTTTACGATAGTATAGGAAGTACTTTGATGGAAAGTTTTGAAGTCACTAAAGAATGCGGACAAGTAGTTTTCTTCGGAATGGCAGGCGGAGATCCAGCACCTGTAGATCCAAGAATGCTTATGGACGGTTCTAAAACTTTAACTGGAGGCGATTTATGGAGTTATTTAAATTCTAAAGAAGAACGAATCAAAAGAGCTACTCAATTATTCGATTGGATAATCGAAGGAAAAATCAAACTTTCAGAACCAACATCTTTTAAATTATCTGAAGGAAAACTGGCGCATGATTTTCTAGAAAGCAGAAAAAGCACGGGGAAAATTATTCTGATTCCGTAAAATGTTCACGCCACGAATTCACGAATTTTATTTAAAATCTATGCATAAAATTTTTAAATAAAATTCGTGAATTCGTGGCGATTAACCACACTTTACAACTGAGTAACCTCAATTTTTGTCAGTTCAGAGAATTCTAAAATCCTTTCTACTTCATTTTTGTTCGCAACAAAAAACAAATAGCTGTCTCCATAAGTTTCATAAGTCATCAGCTCCAGATTTGATTTTTCTAATTCTGACTGAATGTACGGGAACAAATCATGGCTATAGGTTTCTTCTGGATAATCAAATTTGAAATCTTCGCCAAGCATCTCAGAAATAAAATATTCTGCATCTTCTGGATCAAATTTCCAATCGCTATGCCAAGTATTTATTTCTTCAAAAAAACTAAAATGATCTTCTGTCGTTTCGTAATATTCTTTGGTTTCATCGTTGAAATTTTCAAAAAGTTTTTCTGCATATTTTTTTAGATCACTTTCTTCAATACTGTTTCTTGAAATCAACTTTATAAATTCTTCAAAATCCTCTACAGTTGCTTTTTCGTCCAACAGTAAATTTTCTGAAGACGGAAGCTTAACACCAGCCGGGATTTCAATATTTAAATACTGACAGATTCCCTGTAAAACTTTTTTAAAGTCTTTAATTCCTATTTCTTCGGTTTCATTTCCAGGATTATTAAAATCTAGGTATTCTGAGTCTAGTAAACCTTTAGTGTAATCTGAAAAATGATTGCTAGAATATAATATTCTGAAATCGTTTACTTCTAAACTGTTGGTACAACAAAAGAAAATCATAAAATTATTAATAACACTTTTAAAGTGTTTTTTCAACTCCTGACTTGGCTGTGAGTAAAACTGAACATGAATGAAATCAAATTCTAATTCTTCTTGAATTGTTTCTTCTGATAAACCTCCAATATTGAGCTTCTTGTATAATTCATTTAAAACTTCATAAGCATTATTGAATCCTGCTTTTTTAATTTCGGCTCTTCCTTCATCATGACCTAATGAAGAAGGAATAGAATATACATTTACAGTAACTGTATCATGAATTCCTTTAATTCTGAACTCGATACTTTTAGATTCATTGTATAAACCGCTATAAATTGAATCAATAACATCAAAAGAAATGATTGATTTTGGATTATTGTTACGACCGAATAAATTGGAGAAAAAGCCCATGAGAAATATTTTGTACTAAAGAATTAATCGTTTGAATATTTAAAACTCTGATTCATTTTATCAAAAGGAATTACTTCATTGACAATAGATTCCAATTCGAAATCAGTTAATAATCCTCTAGCCGACTCTACTATTTTTGGAGAAACATGTATTTCGTAATCAATAATATCTCGCTTTAAAATTTCTGATAGAATAGTATTCTGACGATCAGTCAGGTATTTTTTGTGCGATTTAAAAACCGATTCGATATCATCTCTAAATTCCTCATCGGTCAGTTCATTGTAGACATCTTGTTTTGACATATCAATCAATAAAACTTTGAAGATAAAATCCTGAAGGTTTTTTGCCAGATAATTGACTTCATTCATGTCGTGCCAAACAAAAACAATCGGAACATCACCATCATTTTCTTCATTTAAAAAAAAACAATAATGATCGCCTCCGCCACTTTTGGCAAACGGAATAAATTTAAATTCTGGATTTATATTTCGATAATCCTCAGGATCTCTGAGCTCTTCTATTTCTTCGGCAACCGACTTCAAATTCAACGATTCAAAATCGTAGGAATGCAAAAGCAAAGGTGGATTATCTTTTAAGGTTGGATAAACTTCTGTATACCAATTCGGGCCATATTCTCCGACATCCAACATACCGTCGGCGTCTAATTGTTTGTATAAAAGAGGAAAATGGAATCCGTATTTTGTTTCTATTTCTTGTACTGTCATCTTTTGGGGCAAATTCTATTACAATCAAACCACTAAGATAGCAATCTTTTTACTACACCAAAAAACCTGAGGTCAATTATTTCAAGGATTCCGCAATCATTAAGGCACATTTTTCGCCATCAATAGCTGCAGAAATAATTCCACCTGCATAACCTGCACCTTCTCCGCAAGGATATAAACCTTTGATTTGCAAATGCTCCAAAGTCATCGGATCTCTAGGAATTCTAACCGGCGATGAAGTTCTGCTTTCTGGCGCATGCAAGATTGCCTCGTTAGTTAAATAACCTCGCATTGATTTTCCAAAATCCTGAAACCCCTGACGCATAATCTGAGTTAGAAATCCTGGAAAAACTTGTCCCAATTCTACCGACGTGGTTCCTGGAACATAAGAAGTTTTCGGAATATCGGCTGAAACTTTGCTTTTAGTAAAATCAATCATTCGCTGTGCTGGAACTTTTTGGGTTTCTCCAGCCAAATGCCAAGCTTTTTGTTCGATGCTTTTTTGAAATTCCATTCCGGCCAAAGCACCAAATTTTGCAAAAGGCTTAAAATCTTCCAATTTTAATTCGACTACAATTCCAGAATTTGCTGTTGACTGATCACGCTTAGAAGGCGACCAACCATTTGTAACCACTTCTCCCGGACTTGTCGCACATGGTGCAATTACTCCGCCTGGACACATACAGAATGAATACATTCCGCGGCCGTTCACTTGTTTTACAATAGAATACGGCGCTGGAGGTAAATGTTCTCCACGAAAATCACAGCTGTACTGAATACTATCAATTAGTTCTTGAGCATGTTCTGCACGAACTCCTAAAGCAAAAGGTTTTGCTTCGATAAAAATTTTCTTTTTGTCTAATAATTCAAAAATATCGCGAGCCGAATGTCCTGTCGCTAAGATTAACTTATTGGCGTGAATTTTATCTCCGTTTTGAGTTACGATTCCTTCAACTTCATTATTCTTTACTAAAATATCGCTTACACGGGTTTCAAACAAAACCTGACCGCCAAACTCCCTAATTTTATTTCGAATATCTTCAATAATTTTAGGAAGTTTATTGGTTCCAATATGCGGATGCGCTTCTACCAAAATATCTTCAGAAGCTCCAAAAGCTACTAAAAGTTCTAAAATTCGAGTTACATCACCACGTTTTTTAGAACGAGTATATAATTTTCCATCAGAATATGTTCCTGCTCCTCCTTCACCAAAACAATAATTTGAATCTTCGTTTACAATATGTTCACGATTTATTGCTTTTAAGTCACGACGACGGCCACGAACGTCTTTTCCTCTTTCGAGTACAATTGGTTTTAAACCTAATTCAATTAATTGCAATGCCGCAAAAAGTCCAGCTGGACCAGCACCGACAACAATAACTTCCTGTGCATTGGAAACGTCCTTATATATAGGAAGCTCAATTTTAGTTTCTTGAAAAGGTTCACCTTTTAAATAAATAAGAACTTTCAAATTAATTTTAATCGCTTTCTGACGTGCATCAATAGAGCGTTTTAAAATTGAAACGTGATGAATTTCTTGAGCAGAAACTTTAATCTGCTTAGACAAATAATCTTTTAGCAATGATTCGTTTACAGCAATTTCGGGTGTAACTTGAAGTAAAAGTTCTTTAGGCATTTTTATAAAAAGGTAATTAATATTATTAAAAGAATTTAGACATTAAAAAATACACGACAACATATGCCAGCATTCCAATTCCTAAAGCCATATAATGCATTTTTAAATATCTAAACGAAATTTCTAATGCTTCTGAATCATCATCTCTAAATGCTATTTTGACATTTAAAGAAAATTTATATAAGTAATAAAGTGGAAAAAAAATTATCAAAAAGGTTAAGATATAAATAGGCAATATCCACATAATCATTGCATAACCAACCCCTCCTCCTGTTGGAACATCATCCCAACTAGATAACGACATATAATCATAAAGTAAACGAAGAATAAAAAAAGCAATAATTAACAATCCAATACTAGATATTACATAAACCCATTTTCCTGCTTTCTGTAAATGCAATTTTGCTGCTTCACTTAAAAACAACTCTTCTGAAACTGAATTATCCTCCATTTATAATTATTTTTTTATGATTTGAGAAACCGAAAATATTCTGCAAAAATAGTACTTTGAAATGAGATATTATCAATTGTAAATTTTATCCCATTCCAAATCCCGTTTTATCACATTAAGCGAATTTGAAATACATACCTGGTTCTCGACTCCGCTCGAACTGACAATTGACAAAAAGATAAAAATCAATTTTCAAAAGAGACTTTGTACCTTTGCTACTCAGAACCTTTGCACCTTTAAAAAAAATGTCACGAAAAATAAAACTAATCTGGGATTTCCGTGGACCAGCTTCTGCAAAAACAGCAGAGCATCACGAAATTCATTTGAAAGAATATATTACAATAGAAAAATTACCTCTAAATATTACTGGATTTAAAATCATAGACGAAATGTACGCCATAGCTTTCATGGTGGTAACAGATGAAAATATGATTCAGGTAAGAGATGCTTTGAAACCGCACCGAGGAGAAATTTATTCTGAGTAAGATGTAAAATGAAAAAAGTGAGATGTTTGTGTATCAAAGAACACATTTCACATCTCACTTTTAACTTATATCTAATTAGCTACTTCACTTATAAATTTAATACGCATTAAACGAAGTTCATCGATATCGTAGTCGCCATCAAATTCTTTTAGTGCATCTTCGATTTTATCAGATTCTGATTCCATGAAGTAATCATGGATTTCTTCCTGCTGGTCATCATCTAAAATATCATCTAACCAATATTTGATGTTTAATTTTGTTCCAGAATAAACAATTTGTTCCATTTCTTTGATCAAGGCATCCATCGTAAGTCCTTTCGCGGAAGCGATATCATTTAATGAAAGCTTTCTATCAATATTTTGGATAATATATAATTTGTTGGCAGAATTTACTCCTGTAGATTTAACCACTAAATCGTCTGGGCGAATAATATCGTTATCCTCAACATAACGGCTGATTAAAGCAACAAATTCGCTTCCGTATTTTTTTGCTTTTCCTTCACCAACACCATGAATATTATATAATTCCTGTATTGTTATCGGATATTTTAAAGCCATATCTTCGATTGAAGGATCTTGGAAAACCACAAACGGAGGAACTCCCAATTTTTTGGCTACTTTTTTACGAAGTTCACGAAGCATTCCGGTTAGAACTTCGTCTGCAGTTCCAGAAGATTTGCCTCCTGTTACAATAGTTTCATCATCGGCTTCAGTATATTCATGATCTTCAGACATCATAAACGAAACTGGCTTTTTAATAAAATCTAAACCAGCTTTTGTGATTTTGATTACTCCATACGTTTCAATGTCTTTAGACAAATAACCAGAAACCAAAACTTGTCTTAGCAATGCCATCCAATATTTTTCATCGTGGTCTGAACCCGAACCAAAATAAGGCTGTGTATCTGTTTTATGCGCTTTAATAACCGCATTAATACGGCCAATTAAAGTAAATACAATTTCTTTTGATTTATAAATATGTTTGGTATCGCGAACAATTTCCAGCAATTTAACCACTTGTTCTTTGGCTTCAACTTTATGTTTTGGATTACGAACGTTATCATCCATATCGGCTCCTTCGCCTGTTTCGCTGTCAAATTCTTCACCGAAATAATGAAG includes these proteins:
- a CDS encoding YciI family protein gives rise to the protein MNEFLLIFRRDFKTKETQPSPEELQQHLQQWQNWFGSLAAQDKLARPLQKWDGQGKLVNSNKGITDGPFVEIKESIGGLIIIKAKDYDEAAEIAQGCPVLNFGGNVEIRMSV
- a CDS encoding RNA polymerase sigma factor — encoded protein: MEQKELIPNLFRTEYQKIVSVLCSLFGIHHIEIAEDIVSDTFLTASETWAIKGIPENPTAWLYTVAKNKTKNYLKRNNVFETKIVTEIKNNTPLNNPEIDIDLSDQNIADSQLAMIFTVCNPCNSEEAQIALALNLLCGFGVNEISDAFLSNREVIYKRINRAKEKLKEENIKIQHPNNSEIKDRIQTVLKTIYLLYSEGYYSISQNTTLRKDLCTEAMRLTYLLIQNESTNLPQTNALMALMCFHSSRFDARTGLNGEIILYEDQDQSLWNQELIDRGTYFLSQSSTGNTLSKYHLEAGIAYWHTIKTEILEKWENILELYNNLIILEYSPIVALNRTYALSKVKGKEEAIKEAEKLNLTDNHFYYSLLGNLYSEIDIKKALKHFETAIDLSKTTSDKNIIRKNIERLQLNTN
- a CDS encoding DUF6630 family protein, with product MGFFSNLFGRNNNPKSIISFDVIDSIYSGLYNESKSIEFRIKGIHDTVTVNVYSIPSSLGHDEGRAEIKKAGFNNAYEVLNELYKKLNIGGLSEETIQEELEFDFIHVQFYSQPSQELKKHFKSVINNFMIFFCCTNSLEVNDFRILYSSNHFSDYTKGLLDSEYLDFNNPGNETEEIGIKDFKKVLQGICQYLNIEIPAGVKLPSSENLLLDEKATVEDFEEFIKLISRNSIEESDLKKYAEKLFENFNDETKEYYETTEDHFSFFEEINTWHSDWKFDPEDAEYFISEMLGEDFKFDYPEETYSHDLFPYIQSELEKSNLELMTYETYGDSYLFFVANKNEVERILEFSELTKIEVTQL
- a CDS encoding SMI1/KNR4 family protein; the protein is MTVQEIETKYGFHFPLLYKQLDADGMLDVGEYGPNWYTEVYPTLKDNPPLLLHSYDFESLNLKSVAEEIEELRDPEDYRNINPEFKFIPFAKSGGGDHYCFFLNEENDGDVPIVFVWHDMNEVNYLAKNLQDFIFKVLLIDMSKQDVYNELTDEEFRDDIESVFKSHKKYLTDRQNTILSEILKRDIIDYEIHVSPKIVESARGLLTDFELESIVNEVIPFDKMNQSFKYSND
- a CDS encoding META domain-containing protein — translated: MKKYAFAVLSVLTLLFASCKTSKTDKSADDLFGTTWELEYISGPRIAFQGLYPHKKPQLTFDQKETKVYGNNGCNGYSAPYALKGKSLTFGEAGPTTMMFCEGGGEQEFLKQIKLVTSYSVDKDGKLNLIHDNVPVMRFKKVAKQ
- a CDS encoding quinone oxidoreductase family protein is translated as MKALTFSTFGDSNVLEYIEIPNPQLKKEEILVEMKAIGLNFADVYRRKGNYHLKGNPPFIAGYEGAGIVVDANNHPEYKVGDRVAFADAPFANAELVAVNVNHIIPLSENISFETAASVLLQGLTAHYLATDSHKTTKGETVLIHAVAGGVGQILTQISKLLGATVIGLTSSAEKAKIGFEQGADHVFLYNDDWKSQVFKVVSNGVDVVYDSIGSTLMESFEVTKECGQVVFFGMAGGDPAPVDPRMLMDGSKTLTGGDLWSYLNSKEERIKRATQLFDWIIEGKIKLSEPTSFKLSEGKLAHDFLESRKSTGKIILIP
- a CDS encoding NAD(P)/FAD-dependent oxidoreductase, encoding MPKELLLQVTPEIAVNESLLKDYLSKQIKVSAQEIHHVSILKRSIDARQKAIKINLKVLIYLKGEPFQETKIELPIYKDVSNAQEVIVVGAGPAGLFAALQLIELGLKPIVLERGKDVRGRRRDLKAINREHIVNEDSNYCFGEGGAGTYSDGKLYTRSKKRGDVTRILELLVAFGASEDILVEAHPHIGTNKLPKIIEDIRNKIREFGGQVLFETRVSDILVKNNEVEGIVTQNGDKIHANKLILATGHSARDIFELLDKKKIFIEAKPFALGVRAEHAQELIDSIQYSCDFRGEHLPPAPYSIVKQVNGRGMYSFCMCPGGVIAPCATSPGEVVTNGWSPSKRDQSTANSGIVVELKLEDFKPFAKFGALAGMEFQKSIEQKAWHLAGETQKVPAQRMIDFTKSKVSADIPKTSYVPGTTSVELGQVFPGFLTQIMRQGFQDFGKSMRGYLTNEAILHAPESRTSSPVRIPRDPMTLEHLQIKGLYPCGEGAGYAGGIISAAIDGEKCALMIAESLK
- a CDS encoding aminopeptidase P N-terminal domain-containing protein, which produces MKQFLFLFMFALTTPFVQSQENLPTDYLTKEFHQGRREAFRALMPANSVAVVFSYPERVFSRDIDYNYHANPDLYYLSGYKEPDAVLLIFKEAQGTEKYNEVLFVRERNAAREMWTGRRLGVEGAKSKLGFTTVYNGKDFNAFAIDFSKFDKVIYDKIPTDVAENNNPDNLYALFKSFKSKAGITQANETSTELFNKITSSLREIKTPEELVLMRKTVKLSCIAHNEVMKAVGPDMSENEVDGIHAYIHKHYGAEAEGYGPIVGAGANGCILHYWENNATKIDNQLLLMDVGSEYHGYSADVTRTIPANGKFTEEQKAIYQIVYDAQEAVFKICKAGTPLVALNETAKDVIAKGLIKLGIITDPKDVKLYYPHSCSHFLGLDVHDKGTYNGPQTLIKENMILTVEPGIYIPANSKCDKKWWNIGVRIEDDILMLKDSYENLSADSPRKWQDIEALAKQKSTFNDMKFPKI